One Paraburkholderia kururiensis DNA window includes the following coding sequences:
- the purN gene encoding phosphoribosylglycinamide formyltransferase has translation MKNLVILISGRGSNMEAIVRASSREAWPARVAAVIANRPDAAGLAFAAAHGIATAVVDHRQFPDRESFDAALAREIDSFAPDLVVLAGFMRVLTAGFVDRYAGRMLNVHPSLLPSFPGLKTHQQALDAGVRVHGASVHFVTSQLDHGPIVAQAVVPVRTGDDPAALAARVLEAEHVIYPRAVRWFVEGRLALDGLRVTVTPPEPQWFFADEAAAAPVDTQSITGEGT, from the coding sequence ATGAAAAATCTCGTGATCCTGATTTCAGGGCGGGGCAGCAACATGGAGGCCATCGTGCGTGCCTCCTCGCGTGAAGCGTGGCCGGCGCGTGTCGCCGCCGTGATTGCCAACCGCCCGGACGCCGCCGGCCTCGCATTCGCGGCGGCGCACGGCATCGCCACCGCGGTGGTCGACCATCGCCAGTTCCCCGACCGCGAGTCGTTCGATGCCGCGCTGGCGCGTGAAATCGACAGCTTTGCGCCTGACCTCGTCGTGCTCGCCGGCTTCATGCGCGTGCTTACCGCCGGTTTCGTCGATCGCTACGCGGGCCGCATGCTCAACGTTCATCCTTCGCTGTTGCCCAGCTTTCCGGGGTTGAAGACCCACCAGCAGGCGCTCGACGCCGGCGTGCGCGTGCATGGCGCGTCGGTGCATTTCGTCACCTCGCAGCTCGATCATGGGCCCATCGTCGCCCAGGCCGTCGTGCCGGTCCGCACGGGCGACGACCCCGCGGCACTCGCCGCACGCGTGCTCGAAGCCGAGCATGTGATTTATCCGCGCGCCGTGCGCTGGTTCGTCGAAGGGCGTCTTGCGCTCGATGGCCTGCGCGTCACCGTCACGCCGCCCGAGCCGCAGTGGTTCTTTGCCGACGAAGCCGCCGCTGCGCCGGTCGATACACAATCCATCACCGGGGAGGGCACATGA
- a CDS encoding bifunctional riboflavin kinase/FAD synthetase, with the protein MRVFRGLPNAESRAPCALTIGNFDGVHRGHQELLARARAAADARGLPVCVMTFEPHPREFFNPAGAPPRIAMLRDKLEALRTNGVDRVVVEHFNHTFASQSPDAFVERIIVSGLHARWVMIGDDFRYGAKRAGDFVSLKAAGNRYGFEVEQMPTIADPSGARISSSGVRAALVAGDLDAARAALGRPYVISGHVVHGLKLGRDLGFPTLNLPIAHKRPALAGIFVVRVHGIEDEPLPGVASLGLRPTVDDSGRVLLEVHLLDWHGDAYGKLVRVEFLKKLRDEEKYVDLETLTAAIARDVVHAREWFAAAGADAPGSRATGFATSATDRIR; encoded by the coding sequence GTGAGAGTCTTCCGCGGTCTTCCCAATGCCGAGAGCCGCGCGCCCTGCGCACTCACCATCGGCAATTTCGACGGTGTCCACCGCGGACATCAGGAACTGCTCGCGCGTGCGCGCGCCGCGGCCGACGCGCGCGGCCTGCCGGTCTGCGTGATGACCTTCGAGCCGCATCCCCGCGAATTCTTCAACCCTGCGGGCGCTCCGCCGCGCATCGCCATGCTGCGCGACAAACTCGAGGCGCTGCGCACGAACGGCGTGGACCGCGTCGTCGTCGAGCACTTCAACCACACGTTTGCAAGCCAGTCGCCAGACGCCTTCGTGGAACGCATCATCGTGAGCGGCCTGCACGCGCGGTGGGTCATGATCGGCGACGACTTCCGTTACGGCGCAAAGCGCGCCGGCGACTTCGTCTCGCTCAAGGCCGCCGGCAACCGCTACGGCTTCGAAGTGGAGCAGATGCCCACCATCGCGGATCCGTCCGGTGCGCGCATTTCGAGCTCCGGCGTGCGCGCCGCGCTCGTGGCCGGCGACCTCGACGCGGCCCGTGCGGCGCTAGGCCGGCCGTACGTGATCAGCGGGCACGTCGTGCACGGACTCAAGCTGGGCCGTGACCTCGGCTTCCCGACGCTGAACCTGCCCATCGCGCACAAGCGGCCCGCGCTCGCCGGGATCTTCGTCGTGCGCGTGCACGGCATCGAAGACGAACCGCTGCCCGGCGTGGCGAGCCTCGGCCTGCGGCCCACCGTCGACGACTCGGGGCGCGTGCTGCTCGAAGTGCATCTGCTCGACTGGCATGGCGACGCCTACGGCAAGCTCGTGCGCGTCGAATTCCTGAAGAAGCTGCGCGACGAGGAAAAGTACGTCGACCTCGAAACGCTGACCGCGGCCATTGCACGCGACGTCGTCCATGCGCGCGAATGGTTCGCCGCAGCGGGCGCCGACGCTCCGGGTAGCCGCGCCACCGGCTTCGCCACATCGGCCACCGACCGAATTAGATGA
- the ileS gene encoding isoleucine--tRNA ligase, translating into MSDKKSSSKAEAKYPVNLLDTPFPMRGDLPKREPQWVKEWQERKIYEKIRAASKGRKKFILHDGPPYANGDIHLGHAVNKILKDMIVKARNLAGYDAVYVPGWDCHGMPIEIQIEKQFGKSLPATEVMQKAREYAAGQIETQKKGFRRLGVLGDWDNPYKTMNFVNEANEIRALAKIMEKGYVFRGLKPVNWCFDCGSALAEAEVEYKDKTDPTIDVVFPFAEPDKTAHAFGLTALPRAEGGIVIWTTTPWTIPANQALNLHPEIVYALVDTSRGLLIFAEERVEACLKDFGLQGRTLATAPGAKLAGLRFHHPLASAHPGYRRTAPVYLGDYVTTDTGTGIVHSSPAYGVEDFVSCKAHGMADSDIINPVMGDGRYIESLPLFGGLSIWSANPKVVEALQAAGTLLRSEKYTHSYMHCWRHKTPIIYRATSQWFAGMDVTPKGGGKTLRETALEGIEATAFYPSWGKQRLYAMIANRPDWTLSRQRQWGVPMAFFVHKETGELHPRTLELLEAVAKRVEASGIEAWQSLDPRELIGDDANLYEKNRDTLDVWFDSGTTHWHVLRGSHANELQFPADLYLEGSDQHRGWFHSSLLTASMLDGRPPYDALLTHGFTVDGEGRKMSKSLGNGVDPHEVANRLGAEIIRLWIASTDYSGELAISEEILKRVTESYRRIRNTLRFLLANLSDFDFGKHARPVSEWLEIDRYAVALTAGLQGDVLAHYDRYEFHPVVAKLLTFCSEDMGGFYLDVLKDRLYTSAPDSTARRAAQTALYHITHSLLRVMAPFLSFTAEEAWKVFQPNSETIFTETFHAFPDVPDAAMLIEKWTLLRAVRGDVTKALEEARVANLIGSSLQAEVEIRASGARYDALASLGDDLKFVLITSAANVVKVESEADEGVEVITSKYLKCERCWHYRADVGADAAHPTLCGRCVANLFGSGEKRSAA; encoded by the coding sequence ATGAGCGACAAGAAATCCAGTTCCAAAGCCGAGGCGAAATACCCGGTCAACCTGCTCGACACGCCGTTCCCCATGCGCGGCGACCTGCCCAAGCGCGAACCGCAGTGGGTCAAGGAATGGCAGGAGCGGAAGATCTACGAAAAGATCCGCGCCGCAAGCAAAGGCCGCAAGAAGTTCATCCTGCACGACGGCCCGCCCTACGCGAACGGCGACATTCACCTCGGCCACGCGGTGAATAAGATCCTCAAGGACATGATCGTCAAGGCACGCAACCTCGCGGGCTATGACGCCGTGTACGTGCCGGGCTGGGACTGCCACGGCATGCCCATCGAAATCCAGATCGAAAAACAGTTCGGCAAGTCGCTGCCCGCCACCGAGGTCATGCAGAAGGCGCGCGAATACGCGGCCGGCCAGATCGAAACGCAGAAGAAGGGCTTCCGGCGTCTCGGCGTGCTGGGCGATTGGGACAACCCGTACAAGACCATGAACTTCGTGAACGAGGCGAACGAAATTCGCGCCCTCGCAAAGATCATGGAAAAGGGTTACGTGTTCCGCGGCCTCAAGCCGGTGAACTGGTGCTTCGACTGCGGCTCGGCGCTGGCGGAAGCGGAAGTCGAGTACAAGGACAAGACCGACCCGACCATCGACGTCGTCTTCCCGTTCGCCGAACCGGACAAGACGGCGCACGCATTCGGGCTCACGGCGCTGCCGCGCGCCGAAGGCGGCATCGTCATCTGGACCACGACGCCGTGGACCATTCCCGCGAACCAGGCGCTGAACCTGCATCCCGAGATCGTCTACGCGCTCGTCGATACGTCGCGCGGGCTGCTGATTTTTGCCGAGGAACGCGTCGAGGCGTGTCTCAAGGACTTCGGTCTGCAAGGCCGCACGCTCGCCACCGCGCCGGGCGCGAAGCTGGCCGGCCTGCGCTTTCATCATCCGCTCGCGTCGGCGCATCCGGGCTACCGGCGCACGGCGCCCGTCTATCTCGGCGACTACGTCACGACCGACACCGGCACCGGCATCGTCCACTCGTCGCCCGCCTATGGCGTGGAAGACTTCGTGTCGTGCAAGGCGCACGGCATGGCCGACTCCGACATCATCAACCCCGTGATGGGTGACGGCCGCTACATCGAGTCGCTGCCGCTCTTCGGCGGTCTGTCCATCTGGAGCGCGAACCCGAAGGTGGTGGAAGCGCTGCAGGCGGCGGGCACGCTCCTGCGCAGCGAAAAGTACACGCACAGCTACATGCACTGCTGGCGCCACAAGACGCCCATCATCTATCGCGCCACCTCGCAGTGGTTCGCGGGCATGGATGTCACGCCGAAGGGCGGTGGCAAGACGCTGCGCGAAACGGCGCTGGAAGGCATCGAGGCCACCGCGTTCTACCCGTCGTGGGGCAAGCAGCGCCTCTACGCGATGATCGCGAACCGGCCTGACTGGACGCTCTCGCGCCAGCGCCAATGGGGCGTGCCGATGGCGTTCTTCGTCCACAAGGAAACCGGCGAACTGCATCCGCGCACGCTGGAGCTGCTCGAGGCAGTGGCGAAGCGCGTGGAAGCGTCGGGCATCGAGGCGTGGCAGTCGCTCGATCCGCGCGAGCTGATCGGCGACGACGCGAATCTCTACGAAAAGAACCGCGACACGCTCGACGTGTGGTTCGACTCCGGCACGACGCACTGGCACGTCCTGCGCGGCTCGCACGCAAACGAGCTGCAATTCCCCGCCGACCTTTACCTGGAAGGCTCGGACCAGCATCGCGGCTGGTTCCACTCGTCGCTGCTCACGGCCTCGATGCTCGACGGCCGTCCGCCCTACGACGCGCTACTCACCCACGGCTTCACCGTGGACGGCGAAGGCCGCAAGATGAGCAAGTCGCTCGGCAACGGCGTGGACCCGCACGAGGTGGCCAATCGCCTCGGCGCAGAGATCATCCGCCTGTGGATCGCGTCGACGGACTACTCCGGCGAACTGGCAATCTCCGAGGAAATCCTGAAGCGCGTGACGGAAAGCTACCGGCGCATCCGCAACACGCTGCGCTTCCTGCTTGCCAACCTCTCGGACTTCGACTTCGGCAAGCACGCGCGGCCGGTCTCGGAATGGCTCGAGATCGACCGTTACGCCGTCGCGCTCACGGCCGGTTTGCAGGGCGACGTACTCGCGCACTACGACCGCTACGAATTCCACCCGGTGGTCGCGAAGCTGCTCACGTTCTGCTCCGAAGACATGGGCGGCTTCTACCTCGACGTGCTGAAGGACCGGCTCTACACGAGCGCGCCGGATTCGACCGCGCGCCGCGCCGCGCAGACGGCGCTCTATCACATCACGCACAGCCTGCTGCGCGTGATGGCGCCGTTCCTCTCGTTCACAGCGGAAGAAGCGTGGAAGGTGTTCCAGCCCAACAGCGAGACCATCTTCACCGAGACGTTCCACGCCTTCCCCGACGTGCCCGACGCCGCCATGCTGATCGAAAAGTGGACGCTGCTGCGTGCGGTGCGCGGCGACGTCACCAAGGCGCTGGAAGAAGCGCGCGTGGCGAACCTGATCGGCTCCTCGCTGCAGGCCGAAGTCGAGATTCGTGCGAGCGGTGCGCGCTACGACGCGCTCGCGAGCCTCGGCGACGACCTCAAGTTCGTGCTCATCACTTCGGCGGCCAATGTCGTGAAGGTGGAAAGCGAAGCAGACGAAGGCGTCGAGGTGATCACCTCGAAGTACCTCAAGTGCGAACGCTGCTGGCACTACCGCGCTGACGTGGGCGCGGACGCGGCGCATCCCACCCTGTGCGGCCGCTGCGTGGCGAACCTCTTCGGCAGCGGCGAAAAGAGGAGCGCGGCATAA
- the lspA gene encoding signal peptidase II, whose amino-acid sequence MARTLSKRAGGSLAPWLGVALIVILCDQLTKIAIAKVFAYGEGRVIAPFFNLVLVYNRGAAFSFLAAAGGWQRWAFTALGIVAALVICYLLKRHAAQRLFCTALSLILGGALGNVIDRLAYGHVIDFLDFHVRAWHWPAFNLADSAITIGAALLVFDELRRVRGSR is encoded by the coding sequence ATGGCCAGAACCCTTTCGAAGCGTGCCGGTGGATCGCTGGCGCCGTGGCTGGGCGTGGCGCTGATCGTGATTCTCTGCGACCAGCTCACGAAGATCGCAATCGCAAAGGTGTTCGCCTACGGCGAAGGACGCGTGATAGCGCCGTTCTTCAACCTCGTGCTGGTGTACAACCGCGGCGCCGCGTTCAGCTTCCTCGCTGCGGCCGGAGGCTGGCAGCGCTGGGCGTTCACCGCGCTCGGCATCGTGGCGGCGCTCGTGATTTGCTATCTGCTCAAGCGCCACGCGGCGCAGCGGCTCTTCTGCACCGCACTTTCGCTGATTCTGGGCGGCGCGCTCGGCAACGTGATCGATCGGCTCGCCTATGGCCACGTAATCGACTTCCTCGATTTTCACGTGCGCGCATGGCACTGGCCGGCGTTCAACCTGGCTGACAGCGCAATCACGATCGGCGCCGCGCTGCTCGTGTTCGACGAATTGCGGCGCGTACGCGGTTCGCGCTAG
- the coaBC gene encoding bifunctional phosphopantothenoylcysteine decarboxylase/phosphopantothenate--cysteine ligase CoaBC: MATAELAGKHLVLGMTGGIACYKIAELTRLLVKAGATVQVVMTEAATQFITPVTMQALSGRPVYTSQWDARVPNNMAHIDLSREADAIVIAPASTDFLAKLAHGMADDLLATLCVARECPLLVVPAMNRQMWANPATQRNVAQLRADGVETLGPDSGPQACGEVGDGRMLEPEAVYEAIASFFAPKVLAGRRVLLTAGPTFEPIDPVRGITNRSSGKMGFALARAAQQAGADVHLVAGPVALDTPWGVFREDVQTAQQMHDAVMRAVADYDIFIGVAAVADWRVDHTSDHKIKKTADHRLPSFTFVENPDILAAVASLPHPPFCVGFAAESGDLDVHGEEKRVRKNVPLLIGNLGPLTFGRDDNEVVLFEASGQTKLPRADKQALASTLIAEIAKRLPDTSLIS; encoded by the coding sequence TTGGCAACCGCTGAACTCGCTGGAAAACATCTCGTGCTCGGCATGACAGGCGGCATCGCCTGCTACAAGATCGCCGAGCTCACGCGCCTGCTGGTCAAGGCCGGCGCCACCGTGCAGGTGGTGATGACCGAGGCGGCCACGCAATTCATCACGCCCGTCACCATGCAGGCGCTCTCGGGCCGGCCGGTCTACACGAGCCAGTGGGACGCGCGCGTGCCGAACAACATGGCGCACATCGACCTGTCGCGCGAAGCGGACGCCATCGTAATCGCCCCGGCCTCGACCGATTTCCTCGCGAAGCTCGCGCACGGCATGGCCGATGACCTGCTCGCCACGCTCTGTGTGGCGCGCGAGTGTCCGCTGCTCGTCGTGCCCGCGATGAACCGGCAGATGTGGGCCAACCCGGCGACACAACGCAACGTCGCGCAACTGCGTGCGGATGGCGTCGAAACGCTCGGGCCGGATTCGGGTCCGCAGGCGTGCGGTGAAGTGGGCGATGGGCGCATGCTCGAACCCGAAGCCGTCTATGAGGCCATCGCCTCGTTCTTCGCGCCGAAGGTGCTGGCCGGACGTCGCGTGTTGCTCACCGCGGGCCCCACGTTCGAGCCTATCGATCCCGTGCGCGGCATCACCAACCGTTCGAGCGGCAAGATGGGCTTCGCGCTCGCGCGCGCCGCGCAACAGGCGGGCGCGGACGTGCATCTCGTCGCGGGTCCGGTCGCCCTCGATACGCCTTGGGGCGTCTTCCGCGAAGACGTGCAGACCGCACAGCAGATGCACGACGCGGTAATGCGCGCCGTCGCCGACTACGACATCTTCATCGGCGTGGCCGCGGTGGCGGACTGGCGCGTCGATCACACGAGCGATCACAAGATCAAGAAGACGGCCGACCACCGCCTGCCCTCGTTCACGTTCGTCGAGAACCCGGACATCCTCGCTGCCGTCGCGAGCCTGCCGCATCCGCCGTTCTGCGTCGGCTTCGCGGCGGAAAGCGGAGACCTCGACGTGCACGGCGAGGAGAAGCGCGTGCGCAAAAACGTGCCGCTTCTGATCGGCAACCTGGGCCCACTCACGTTCGGCCGCGACGACAACGAAGTCGTGTTGTTCGAAGCCAGTGGACAAACGAAACTACCGCGCGCGGACAAGCAGGCGCTCGCGAGTACGTTGATCGCCGAGATTGCGAAGCGGCTACCCGACACGAGCCTGATTTCGTAG
- a CDS encoding LLM class flavin-dependent oxidoreductase — translation MTLLSVLDQTPVIAGHSTADAIAATLELAQLVDDLGYTRYWCAEHHGLLGVANPCPEVMLARIGSVTKRIRIGSGGIMLPYYSPFKVAEQFLMLEALFPNRVDLGVGRAPGGDMRTAQAVAAGDYNRGELFAQQVTDLVRLMDGTLPADHLAHGVVLQPQIDTRPQLWMLGSSEFGGALAAQLGIRFAFAHFINAHFGHLVANAYRERFTAGHEAQPWLAAAVFVICADTEQQAADLEKAVDLRRVQMAYGLNAPIPSTEQGLAQEYGEREQLVIDREKPRSIIGTPEKVTERLYALQEQFQANELIVLTVAGSYAARLRSYELLAQAFQLPP, via the coding sequence ATGACGCTACTTTCCGTGCTCGATCAAACGCCCGTGATCGCCGGACATTCGACGGCGGACGCCATCGCTGCCACCCTGGAACTGGCGCAACTCGTCGACGACCTCGGCTACACGCGCTACTGGTGCGCTGAGCACCACGGGCTGCTCGGCGTCGCGAATCCTTGTCCCGAAGTGATGCTCGCGCGGATCGGCAGCGTGACGAAGCGCATCCGCATCGGCTCGGGCGGCATCATGCTGCCTTACTACAGCCCGTTCAAGGTGGCCGAGCAGTTCCTCATGCTCGAAGCGCTGTTCCCGAATCGCGTCGATCTCGGCGTGGGCCGCGCGCCGGGCGGCGACATGCGCACCGCGCAGGCGGTGGCGGCGGGCGACTACAACCGCGGCGAACTGTTCGCGCAACAGGTGACGGACCTGGTAAGGCTCATGGATGGCACCCTGCCCGCCGACCATCTCGCTCACGGCGTCGTGCTCCAGCCGCAGATCGATACACGTCCGCAGCTGTGGATGCTGGGTTCCAGCGAATTCGGCGGCGCGCTTGCGGCGCAGCTCGGCATCCGCTTCGCGTTCGCGCACTTCATCAACGCGCACTTCGGTCATCTCGTCGCCAACGCCTACCGCGAGCGCTTTACGGCGGGCCACGAAGCGCAGCCGTGGCTTGCGGCCGCCGTGTTCGTGATCTGCGCGGACACGGAGCAGCAGGCCGCGGACCTGGAAAAAGCCGTCGACCTGCGCCGCGTGCAAATGGCCTACGGCCTGAATGCGCCCATTCCGAGCACCGAGCAAGGTCTCGCGCAGGAGTACGGCGAGCGCGAGCAGCTTGTGATCGACCGCGAAAAGCCGCGCAGCATCATCGGTACGCCGGAGAAGGTCACGGAAAGACTGTATGCGCTCCAGGAGCAATTCCAGGCCAACGAACTGATCGTGCTGACGGTTGCCGGCAGTTACGCCGCGCGCCTGCGTTCGTACGAGTTGCTGGCGCAGGCGTTCCAGTTGCCTCCCTGA
- the dut gene encoding dUTP diphosphatase has protein sequence MKLDLKILDARMRDQLPQYATPGSAGLDLRACLDKPLSLEPGQTALVPTGLAIHLADPGYAALILPRSGLGHKHGIVLGNLMGLIDSDYQGELMISTWNRGHTTFTLNPMERLAQLVIVPVVQAQFNIVDEFETSERGAGGFGSTGKH, from the coding sequence ATGAAACTCGACCTGAAGATTCTCGATGCGCGCATGCGCGACCAGCTTCCCCAGTACGCGACGCCCGGCAGCGCGGGACTCGACCTGCGCGCCTGCCTCGACAAACCGCTCTCGCTCGAACCCGGCCAGACCGCGCTCGTGCCGACCGGCCTCGCCATTCATCTCGCGGATCCGGGGTACGCGGCGCTGATCCTGCCGCGCTCCGGACTCGGCCACAAGCACGGCATCGTGCTCGGCAACCTCATGGGACTGATCGATTCGGACTACCAGGGTGAACTGATGATTTCGACCTGGAACCGCGGCCACACCACGTTCACGCTCAATCCGATGGAACGGCTTGCGCAACTCGTGATCGTGCCGGTCGTGCAGGCGCAGTTCAACATCGTCGACGAATTCGAGACGAGCGAGCGCGGTGCCGGCGGATTCGGCAGCACCGGCAAGCATTGA
- a CDS encoding amino acid permease, whose protein sequence is MSTRERDTFDSIVEREKGLQRGLGAGQMTMIAIGGAIGTGLFLGSAFAIGFAGPAVLVSYAIGALLALLLMGSLAEMTVAHPVSGSFGAYAGHYIGPLAGFVVRYAYWSAYVLAVGTEVSAIAVYMKYWFPAIPGAWWIVAFSALLIGVNAMSVRAYGAIEYAFSSLKIAAIAAFIVVGSWFVWRAPAGSGVGLANYTGHGGWLPKGWWGVWVGTVVSLFSYLGVETIAVAAAEARDPQRAVTRAFRATLVRLTLFYLLTLALMLAIVPWTQAGADESPFVKVMAATGVPYAAGAINFVILVAALSAMNSQLYITTRMMFSLSRAGYAPARFGRLNPHGVPTAALWLSTIGIAVAAVVNALYPQTAFPLMMSIAMFGAMFTWLMIFVTHLFFRHRYTGPAPAFRMRLHPVGSVAGAVLMTAVLIATAFTREFRMTLVYGFAFLVVLMAAYALWYRRPTPQR, encoded by the coding sequence TTGTCTACACGTGAACGCGATACGTTCGACTCGATTGTCGAGCGCGAAAAGGGGCTGCAGCGAGGATTGGGCGCAGGCCAGATGACGATGATCGCTATTGGCGGCGCCATCGGAACCGGGCTGTTCCTCGGCAGCGCCTTTGCCATCGGATTTGCAGGGCCGGCGGTGCTCGTCTCGTACGCGATCGGCGCGTTGCTCGCGCTGCTGCTGATGGGCAGCCTTGCCGAGATGACGGTCGCGCATCCGGTCTCGGGTTCGTTCGGCGCATACGCCGGCCATTACATCGGTCCGCTCGCGGGTTTCGTGGTGCGCTATGCGTACTGGTCCGCCTACGTGCTCGCCGTGGGCACCGAGGTCTCGGCCATTGCGGTCTACATGAAGTACTGGTTTCCGGCGATTCCCGGCGCGTGGTGGATCGTCGCGTTCTCCGCGCTGCTGATCGGTGTCAACGCGATGAGCGTGCGCGCGTATGGCGCCATCGAATACGCGTTTTCGAGCTTGAAGATTGCCGCGATTGCAGCCTTCATCGTGGTGGGTAGCTGGTTTGTCTGGAGGGCGCCCGCAGGTTCCGGTGTGGGCCTCGCCAATTACACCGGGCACGGCGGCTGGCTGCCGAAAGGATGGTGGGGCGTGTGGGTGGGCACCGTCGTGTCGCTCTTTAGCTACCTCGGCGTCGAGACCATTGCCGTTGCGGCTGCGGAGGCGCGCGATCCGCAGCGCGCCGTCACACGCGCCTTTCGCGCCACGCTCGTGCGGCTCACACTCTTTTATCTGCTGACGCTCGCGTTGATGCTGGCCATCGTGCCCTGGACTCAGGCCGGCGCGGACGAAAGTCCCTTCGTGAAGGTAATGGCCGCGACAGGGGTGCCTTACGCCGCCGGCGCCATCAACTTCGTGATACTCGTAGCCGCGCTTTCGGCGATGAACAGCCAGCTCTATATCACGACGCGGATGATGTTCAGCCTCTCGCGAGCCGGCTATGCGCCTGCGCGTTTCGGGCGCCTCAACCCGCACGGCGTGCCCACCGCGGCGCTCTGGCTCTCGACCATCGGCATTGCCGTTGCGGCCGTGGTGAACGCGCTGTATCCGCAGACCGCGTTTCCGCTGATGATGTCCATCGCCATGTTCGGCGCGATGTTCACGTGGCTCATGATCTTCGTCACGCACCTCTTTTTTCGGCACCGCTACACGGGACCCGCGCCCGCGTTTCGCATGCGCCTGCATCCGGTGGGCAGCGTGGCCGGCGCCGTGCTGATGACCGCCGTGCTCATCGCTACGGCTTTCACGCGTGAATTCAGGATGACGCTCGTCTACGGCTTCGCGTTCCTCGTCGTGCTGATGGCCGCTTATGCACTGTGGTATCGGCGGCCCACGCCGCAGCGGTAA